A window from Dysidea avara chromosome 2, odDysAvar1.4, whole genome shotgun sequence encodes these proteins:
- the LOC136246482 gene encoding scavenger receptor cysteine-rich domain-containing group B protein-like yields MRTLMSIFIFASAILAARAVCTEGSIRLVGGGSIYQGRVEVCHSNVWGTVCDHSWSSNDGRVACRQLGFDYVSTNVYYGGGTGQIWLDDLICTGSERRLVDCFHRGYGTHNCVHYEDAGLHCRASTTSSTQIAPVRLTNGYNQYEGRVEVYYNGQWGTVCDDSWDLTDANVVCRQLGYEYAIRTYTRGYYGGSTSLPIWLDNLRCSSTDRYLSECSHSGWGSHDCSHSEDAGVVCSMSETGSAGHTAGSVTALGMGFTLFILIIG; encoded by the exons CTAGAGCAGTCTGCACTGAGGGCTCTATTCGTCTTGTGGGTGGTGGTAGTATTTATCAGGGTCGTGTAGAAGTTTGTCATTCAAATGTCTGGGGAACTGTATGTGATCACAGCTGGTCTTCAAACGACGGAAGAGTTGCTTGTCGTCAGCTGGGATTCGACTATGTCAGTACAAATGTATATTATGGAGGAGGAACAGGACAGATTTGGCTGGATGATTTAATATGCACAGGATCAGAGAGGAGACTAGTTGATTGCTTCCACAGAGGATATGGTACACACAACTGTGTGCATTATGAAGATGCAGGACTGCATTGTCGAG CTTCCACTACTTCATCTACCCAGATAGCCCCAGTTCGTCTAACAAATGGTTATAACCAATATGAAGGTCGTGTGGAGGTATACTACAATGGACAGTGGGGGACAGTTTGTGATGATAGCTGGGATTTGACAGATGCCAA TGTGGTATGCCGTCAACTTGGATATGAATATGCTATCCGAACATACACACGTGGATATTATGGAGGAAGCACTTCACTTCCCATCTGGTTGGACAATTTGAGGTGTTCTTCCACAGATCGATATTTGTCTGAGTGCAGTCACAGTGGCTGGGGAAGCCATGACTGCTCACATTCTGAAGATGCTGGAGTTGTCTGCAGTATGAGTGAAACAG GTTCTGCTGGACATACTGCTGGGAGTGTTACTGCTCTTGGAATGGGTTTCACCCTATTTATATTGATAATTGGATAG